One Streptomyces sp. NBC_00102 DNA segment encodes these proteins:
- a CDS encoding TetR/AcrR family transcriptional regulator produces MGVVTPPNDTPHAGTAAGAAKSPKQDRSRATRQRLLEAAVACLAVHGWAGSTVQVVAERAGVSRGAAQHHFPTREDLFTGAVEYVAEERSAALRALPVQGRAEVVAALVDLYTGPLFRAALQLWVAASNEPQLRPRVTELEARVGRETHRIAVALLGADETRPGVRETVQGLLDMARGLGLANVLTDDTARRRRVVAQWAALVESALD; encoded by the coding sequence ATGGGTGTGGTGACGCCCCCGAACGACACGCCCCACGCCGGAACGGCCGCGGGCGCCGCCAAGTCGCCCAAGCAGGACCGCAGCCGGGCCACCCGGCAGCGGCTCCTGGAAGCCGCCGTCGCCTGCCTCGCCGTCCACGGCTGGGCGGGCTCCACGGTCCAGGTCGTGGCCGAACGCGCCGGGGTCTCCCGAGGGGCGGCGCAGCACCACTTCCCCACCCGCGAGGACCTGTTCACCGGGGCGGTCGAGTACGTCGCGGAGGAACGGTCCGCCGCCCTGCGGGCGCTACCCGTCCAGGGCCGCGCGGAGGTCGTCGCCGCGCTCGTGGACCTGTACACCGGGCCGCTCTTCCGCGCCGCGCTCCAGCTCTGGGTGGCCGCCTCCAACGAGCCGCAACTGCGCCCGCGGGTGACGGAACTCGAAGCGCGCGTCGGCCGGGAGACCCACCGGATCGCCGTCGCCCTGCTCGGGGCCGACGAGACCCGGCCCGGGGTGCGCGAGACGGTCCAGGGACTCCTGGACATGGCCCGCGGCCTCGGCCTCGCCAACGTCCTCACCGACGACACCGCCCGCCGCCGGAGGGTCGTGGCCCAGTGGGCGGCGCTGGTGGAGAGCGCGCTGGACTGA
- a CDS encoding enoyl-CoA hydratase family protein, with translation MSSLAAPVHDRGITTLALDAPARRNALSAELVGELAEALDVCAADPAVRAVVLTHTGTTFCAGADLKSPADPREFVALLRKIVALPKPVVGRITGHVRAGGLGLLGACDIAVAGPGASFALTESRLGLAPAVISLTLLPRLERSAAARYFLTGERFDAAEAARISLVTLAAGDQAGPAAPGEGADEVDKALEPVLDGLRKASPQGLMASKQLVTATVLESFDQHAEDLVALSTALFASDDAREGMTAFLERRDPAWVW, from the coding sequence ATGAGCAGCCTCGCCGCACCCGTCCACGACCGGGGCATCACCACCCTCGCCCTGGACGCCCCCGCCCGCCGCAACGCCCTCTCCGCCGAACTGGTCGGCGAGCTGGCCGAGGCGCTCGACGTCTGCGCCGCCGACCCGGCCGTACGCGCGGTCGTCCTCACCCACACCGGCACCACCTTCTGTGCCGGGGCCGACCTGAAGTCGCCCGCCGACCCACGGGAGTTCGTCGCCCTGCTGCGGAAGATCGTCGCCCTGCCCAAGCCCGTGGTGGGCCGGATCACCGGCCATGTCCGGGCCGGGGGGCTCGGACTGCTCGGGGCCTGCGACATCGCGGTGGCCGGACCGGGCGCGAGCTTCGCACTCACCGAGTCGCGCCTCGGGCTCGCCCCGGCGGTGATCTCGCTGACCCTGCTGCCCCGGCTCGAACGCTCGGCGGCGGCCCGCTACTTCCTCACCGGGGAGCGGTTCGACGCGGCCGAGGCCGCCCGCATCTCCCTGGTCACCCTCGCCGCGGGAGACCAGGCCGGGCCCGCCGCCCCCGGAGAGGGCGCCGACGAGGTGGACAAGGCGCTCGAACCCGTACTGGACGGACTGCGCAAGGCGTCCCCGCAGGGGCTGATGGCGTCGAAGCAGCTGGTCACGGCTACCGTGCTGGAGAGCTTCGACCAACACGCCGAAGACCTCGTCGCCCTGTCCACCGCGCTCTTCGCCTCCGACGACGCACGGGAGGGGATGACGGCCTTCCTCGAACGACGGGACCCCGCATGGGTGTGGTGA
- a CDS encoding 4-coumarate--CoA ligase family protein: MVFRSEYADVSILSTPIHEAVLGRAAEFGETVALIDGTNGMALSYGQLDHFHRRIAAALAEAGLRKGDVLALHSPNTIAYPPVFYGATRAGASVTTVHPLATAEEFAKQLTDASASWIVTVSPLLETARRAAELAGGVRQIFVCDTADGYTSVLDMLGSTAPEPQVEIDPDEDVAVLPYSSGTTGAPKGVMLTHRSIATNLEQLQPFVPLLRGEPILAVLPFFHIYGLTALMNGPLRHGATVVVLPRFDLDQFLATIEKHRIAGLYVAPPIVLALAKHPAVARYDLSSLRYIVSAAAPLDAELARACSERLGLPPVRQAYGMTELSPGTHVVPLSEENPPDGTVGKLIPGTEMRIVRLTDPGTDAEPGAEGEILIRGPQVMKGYLGRPDATAAMIDADGWVHTGDVGRVDEDGWLYVVDRVKELIKYKGYQVAPAELEALLLGHEHLADAAVIGVYDDAGNEVPKAFLVRSPAPEAQKLTAEDVIAYVAERVAPYKKVRRVEFIDAVPRATSGKILRRELRDRESATGTGDGTGAATEGNPA; this comes from the coding sequence ATGGTGTTCCGCAGTGAGTACGCAGACGTCTCCATCCTCAGCACCCCCATCCACGAAGCGGTCCTCGGCCGGGCCGCCGAGTTCGGGGAGACCGTCGCCCTGATCGACGGAACCAACGGGATGGCCCTCAGCTATGGCCAACTCGACCACTTCCACCGGCGGATCGCCGCCGCGCTCGCCGAGGCGGGGCTCCGCAAGGGGGACGTCCTCGCCCTGCACAGCCCCAACACCATCGCCTACCCGCCCGTCTTCTACGGGGCGACCAGGGCGGGTGCCTCCGTCACCACCGTCCACCCGCTGGCCACCGCCGAAGAGTTCGCCAAACAGCTCACCGACGCCTCCGCGAGCTGGATCGTCACGGTCTCCCCGCTCCTGGAGACCGCCCGCCGAGCCGCCGAACTCGCGGGCGGCGTACGGCAGATATTCGTCTGCGACACCGCCGACGGGTACACCTCGGTGCTCGACATGCTCGGCTCCACCGCCCCCGAACCGCAGGTGGAGATCGACCCCGACGAGGACGTCGCGGTGCTGCCGTACTCCTCCGGCACCACCGGCGCCCCCAAGGGCGTGATGCTCACCCACCGGTCGATCGCCACCAACCTGGAGCAGCTCCAGCCCTTCGTGCCGCTGCTCCGGGGCGAGCCGATCCTCGCGGTGCTCCCCTTCTTCCACATCTACGGGCTCACCGCCCTGATGAACGGGCCGCTCCGGCACGGCGCCACCGTGGTCGTGCTGCCCCGCTTCGACCTCGACCAGTTCCTCGCCACCATCGAGAAGCACCGGATCGCCGGGCTGTACGTCGCCCCGCCCATCGTGCTGGCCCTCGCCAAGCACCCGGCCGTCGCCCGTTACGACCTCTCCTCGCTCCGCTACATCGTCTCCGCCGCCGCCCCGCTCGACGCCGAGCTCGCCCGCGCCTGCTCCGAGCGGCTCGGGCTGCCCCCGGTACGCCAGGCGTACGGCATGACCGAGCTCTCCCCGGGCACCCACGTGGTGCCGCTCTCCGAGGAGAACCCGCCGGACGGCACGGTCGGCAAACTGATCCCCGGCACCGAAATGCGGATCGTCCGGCTCACCGACCCCGGCACCGACGCGGAACCCGGCGCCGAGGGCGAGATCCTGATCCGGGGCCCCCAGGTGATGAAGGGCTACCTCGGCCGCCCCGACGCCACCGCCGCCATGATCGACGCGGACGGCTGGGTGCACACCGGGGACGTCGGCCGGGTCGACGAGGACGGCTGGCTCTACGTCGTCGACCGAGTCAAGGAACTGATCAAGTACAAGGGCTACCAGGTCGCCCCCGCCGAACTGGAGGCCCTCCTGCTCGGCCACGAACACCTCGCCGACGCCGCCGTCATCGGCGTGTACGACGACGCCGGCAACGAGGTCCCCAAGGCGTTCCTGGTCCGCTCGCCCGCCCCCGAGGCGCAGAAGCTCACCGCGGAGGACGTGATCGCGTACGTCGCCGAGCGCGTCGCCCCGTACAAGAAGGTGCGGCGGGTGGAGTTCATCGACGCGGTGCCCCGTGCCACCTCCGGCAAGATCCTCCGCCGCGAACTCCGCGACCGCGAAAGCGCCACCGGGACCGGGGACGGAACCGGGGCCGCCACCGAAGGGAACCCCGCATGA
- a CDS encoding acyl-CoA dehydrogenase family protein translates to MSTVLESTEHQALRAAVAALGKRYGRAYMSSVIAEGRHTDELWSEAAKSGYLGVNLPEEYGGGGAGMAELSIVLEELGAAGAPLLMMVVSPAICGTVISRFGTEAQKRQWLPGLADGSLTMAFGITEPDAGSNSHRITTTARRDGDDWLLTGRKVFVSGVDIADATLIVGRTEDARTGTLKPCLFIVPRDAPGFGRSQIDMELHAPEKQFELVLDDVRLPAEALVGDEDAGLLQLFAGLNPERIMTAAFGIGMGRYALGQAVEYAKTRQVWKTPIGAHQAIAHPLAVAHVELELARLMMQKAAALYDAGDDIGAGEAANMAKYAAGEACVKAVDQAVHTLGGNGLTREYGLASLITAARVARIAPVSREMILNYVSHQSLGLPKSY, encoded by the coding sequence ATGAGCACCGTCCTCGAATCCACCGAGCACCAGGCGCTCCGCGCCGCCGTCGCCGCCCTCGGCAAGCGCTACGGGCGCGCCTACATGTCCTCCGTCATCGCGGAGGGCCGGCACACCGACGAACTCTGGTCGGAGGCGGCCAAGTCCGGCTACCTCGGCGTGAACCTCCCCGAGGAGTACGGCGGCGGAGGCGCCGGGATGGCGGAACTCTCCATCGTGCTGGAGGAGTTGGGTGCGGCCGGTGCGCCGCTGCTGATGATGGTGGTCTCCCCGGCGATCTGCGGCACGGTGATCTCCCGCTTCGGCACCGAGGCGCAGAAGCGGCAGTGGCTCCCCGGGCTCGCCGACGGCAGCCTGACCATGGCCTTCGGGATCACCGAGCCGGACGCCGGCTCCAACTCGCACCGGATCACGACCACCGCCCGCCGCGACGGCGACGACTGGCTGCTCACCGGCCGCAAGGTCTTCGTCTCCGGCGTCGACATCGCCGACGCCACCCTCATCGTCGGCCGGACCGAGGACGCCCGCACCGGCACGCTCAAGCCCTGCCTTTTCATCGTCCCGCGCGACGCCCCCGGCTTCGGCCGCTCGCAGATCGACATGGAACTCCACGCTCCCGAGAAGCAGTTCGAGCTCGTGCTCGACGACGTACGGCTGCCCGCCGAGGCGCTCGTCGGTGACGAGGACGCCGGGCTGCTCCAGCTCTTCGCCGGGCTCAACCCCGAACGCATCATGACGGCCGCCTTCGGCATCGGCATGGGCCGCTACGCCCTCGGGCAGGCCGTCGAGTACGCCAAGACCCGGCAGGTCTGGAAGACCCCGATCGGCGCCCACCAGGCCATCGCCCACCCACTGGCCGTCGCCCACGTCGAACTCGAACTCGCACGGCTGATGATGCAGAAGGCCGCCGCCCTCTACGACGCGGGTGACGACATCGGCGCGGGCGAGGCCGCCAACATGGCCAAGTACGCGGCGGGGGAGGCCTGCGTGAAGGCCGTGGACCAGGCGGTACACACCCTCGGCGGCAACGGCCTCACCCGTGAGTACGGCCTCGCCTCGCTCATCACCGCCGCCCGCGTCGCCCGGATCGCCCCCGTCAGCCGCGAGATGATCCTCAACTACGTCTCCCACCAGTCGCTCGGCCTGCCCAAGTCGTACTGA
- a CDS encoding biotin carboxylase N-terminal domain-containing protein, with protein sequence MITSLLVANRGEIACRIFRTCRALGITTVAVYSDADAGALHVREADLAVRLPGATPADTYLRGDLIVAAALAAGAGAVHPGYGFLSENAPFAAAVQDAGLLWVGPPVKAIEQMASKTRAKELMAAAEVPLLAPVDPATATEADLPLLLKAAAGGGGRGMRIVRELDTLSGELTAARAEAESAFGDGEVFAEPYVERGRHVEVQVMADDHGTVWALGTRDCSLQRRHQKVVEEAPAPGLGEELRTRLHDAAVAAARAVGYRGAGTVEFLVSAEGRPYFLEMNTRLQVEHPVTEAVFGLDLVALQIRTAEGEPLPAPTPPAPEGHAVEARLYAEDPAHDWRPQTGLLHALDLPEEPGVRLDTGYTGGDTIGVHYDPMLAKVVAHAATRTEAVRLLARVLERARVHGPVTNRDLLVRSLRHPDFLAARLDTGFYDRHLHTLTPAPDEDAVRRAALAAALADAATRTAGGVGGPAAVPARFGAWRNLPSQPQTKRYRAEPDAGEYEIAYRATRTGPVPHEAPGIRVTEARPDRVTLELDGVTRRFAVTVHGDQVYVDTADGSHTFTALPRFTDPAARSEPGSLLAPMPGTVVRVAEGLAPGAAVEAGQPLIWLEAMKMEHRILAPATGTLTALHAAPGLQVEVGALLAVVQDTPHVQDTPEEESHAQEEPQP encoded by the coding sequence GTGATCACTTCGCTGCTCGTCGCCAACCGCGGCGAGATCGCCTGCCGGATCTTCCGCACCTGCCGTGCGCTCGGCATCACCACCGTCGCCGTGTACTCCGACGCGGACGCCGGCGCCCTGCACGTCCGCGAGGCCGACCTCGCCGTACGCCTGCCGGGGGCGACGCCCGCCGACACCTACCTCCGCGGCGACCTGATCGTCGCCGCGGCGCTCGCGGCGGGGGCCGGTGCCGTGCACCCCGGATACGGCTTCCTCTCCGAGAACGCCCCCTTCGCCGCCGCCGTGCAGGACGCCGGACTCCTCTGGGTCGGCCCGCCGGTCAAGGCGATCGAGCAGATGGCGTCGAAGACCCGCGCCAAGGAGCTGATGGCCGCCGCCGAGGTGCCGCTGCTCGCCCCCGTCGACCCGGCCACCGCCACCGAGGCCGATCTGCCGCTGCTCCTCAAGGCTGCGGCGGGCGGCGGCGGGCGCGGCATGCGGATCGTCCGGGAACTGGACACACTGAGCGGCGAGTTGACAGCCGCGAGGGCCGAGGCCGAGTCCGCGTTCGGGGACGGCGAGGTGTTCGCCGAGCCGTACGTGGAGCGCGGCCGGCACGTCGAGGTCCAGGTGATGGCCGACGACCACGGCACCGTGTGGGCGCTCGGCACCCGCGACTGCTCCCTCCAGCGCCGCCACCAGAAGGTCGTCGAGGAGGCCCCCGCGCCCGGCCTCGGGGAGGAGTTGCGGACCCGGCTGCACGACGCGGCGGTGGCCGCAGCCCGGGCCGTCGGCTACCGGGGCGCCGGGACCGTGGAGTTCCTGGTCTCCGCCGAAGGGCGGCCGTACTTCCTGGAGATGAACACCCGCCTCCAGGTCGAGCACCCCGTCACCGAGGCCGTGTTCGGGCTCGACCTGGTCGCCCTCCAGATCCGGACCGCCGAGGGCGAACCGCTGCCCGCGCCCACCCCGCCCGCCCCCGAGGGGCACGCCGTGGAGGCCCGCCTCTACGCCGAGGACCCCGCCCACGACTGGCGCCCGCAGACCGGACTCCTGCACGCGCTCGACCTGCCCGAGGAACCCGGGGTGCGCCTGGACACCGGGTACACCGGCGGGGACACCATCGGCGTGCACTACGACCCGATGCTCGCCAAGGTCGTCGCCCACGCCGCCACCCGCACCGAGGCGGTACGCCTCCTCGCCCGCGTCCTGGAACGCGCCCGCGTCCACGGTCCGGTCACCAACCGGGACCTGCTGGTCCGCTCCCTGCGCCACCCCGACTTCCTCGCCGCCCGCCTCGACACCGGGTTCTACGACCGCCACCTGCACACCCTCACCCCCGCCCCCGACGAGGACGCCGTCCGCCGCGCCGCCCTGGCCGCCGCCCTCGCCGACGCGGCGACCCGCACGGCGGGCGGAGTCGGGGGGCCCGCCGCCGTGCCCGCCCGCTTCGGCGCCTGGCGCAACCTCCCCTCCCAGCCGCAGACCAAGCGCTACCGCGCCGAGCCCGACGCCGGGGAGTACGAGATCGCCTACCGGGCCACCCGCACCGGACCCGTACCGCACGAGGCACCCGGCATCCGCGTGACCGAGGCCCGGCCCGACCGGGTCACCCTCGAACTCGACGGCGTCACCCGCCGGTTCGCCGTCACCGTGCACGGCGACCAGGTGTACGTGGACACGGCGGACGGCTCGCACACCTTCACCGCCCTGCCCCGCTTCACCGACCCCGCCGCCCGCAGCGAACCCGGCTCCCTGCTCGCCCCCATGCCCGGCACGGTCGTCCGCGTCGCGGAGGGCCTGGCGCCCGGGGCCGCCGTCGAGGCCGGGCAGCCGCTGATCTGGCTGGAGGCGATGAAGATGGAACACCGCATCCTCGCCCCCGCCACCGGCACCCTCACCGCGCTGCACGCCGCGCCCGGCCTCCAGGTGGAGGTCGGCGCCCTGCTCGCCGTCGTACAGGACACGCCCCACGTACAGGACACGCCCGAAGAGGAATCCCACGCCCAGGAGGAACCGCAGCCATGA
- a CDS encoding acyl-CoA carboxylase subunit beta: MTVLPTGLDTAGPEYAANRAALLAKLDDLGAEHAKALAGGGEKYVARHRSRGKLPARERIELLIDPDTPFLELSPLAGWGSEYAVGASLVTGIGVVEGVECLITANDPTVRGGASNPWTLKKALRANEIAFANRLPCISLVESGGADLPSQKEIFIPGGALFRDLTRLSAAGIPTVAVVFGNSTAGGAYVPGMSDHTVMIKDRSKVFLGGPPLVKMATGEESDDESLGGAGMHARTSGLADHFAVDEHDALRQARRIVARLNWRKAHADPGPAEPPKYDEEELLGIVPGDLKVPFDPREVIARLVDGSDFDAFKPLYGTSLVTGWARLHGYPVGILANAQGVLFSEESQKAAQFIQLANQRDIPLVFLHNTTGYMVGKEYEQGGIIKHGAMMINAVSNSKVPHLSVLMGASYGAGHYGMCGRAYDPRFLFAWPSAKSAVMGPQQLAGVLSLVARASAAAKGRPYDDEADAGLRALVEQQIEAESLPAFLSGRLYDDGVIDPRDTRTVLGMCLSAIHTAPVEGARGGFGIFRM; this comes from the coding sequence ATGACCGTCCTGCCCACCGGGCTCGACACCGCCGGACCCGAATACGCCGCCAACCGCGCGGCGCTCCTCGCCAAGCTCGACGATCTCGGCGCCGAGCACGCGAAGGCGCTGGCCGGGGGTGGCGAGAAGTACGTGGCCCGGCACCGTTCGCGCGGGAAGCTGCCCGCGCGGGAGCGGATCGAGCTGCTCATCGACCCGGACACCCCGTTCCTGGAGCTGTCCCCGCTGGCCGGGTGGGGCAGCGAGTACGCCGTGGGCGCCTCGCTGGTCACCGGGATCGGGGTGGTGGAGGGCGTCGAGTGCCTGATCACCGCCAACGACCCGACCGTACGCGGCGGCGCCTCCAACCCCTGGACGCTGAAGAAGGCGCTGCGGGCCAACGAGATCGCCTTCGCCAACCGGCTGCCCTGCATCAGCCTGGTGGAGTCCGGGGGTGCCGACCTGCCCTCGCAGAAAGAGATCTTCATCCCCGGCGGGGCGCTCTTCCGCGACCTCACCCGGCTCTCCGCCGCCGGAATCCCCACCGTGGCCGTGGTGTTCGGCAACTCCACCGCCGGAGGCGCGTACGTCCCCGGGATGTCCGACCACACCGTCATGATCAAGGACCGGTCCAAGGTCTTCCTCGGCGGGCCGCCGCTGGTGAAGATGGCGACCGGCGAGGAGAGCGACGACGAGTCCCTCGGCGGCGCCGGGATGCACGCCCGCACCTCCGGGCTCGCCGACCACTTCGCGGTGGACGAGCACGACGCGCTGCGGCAGGCCCGCCGGATCGTCGCCCGCCTCAACTGGCGCAAGGCGCACGCTGATCCGGGCCCCGCCGAACCGCCGAAGTACGACGAGGAGGAGCTGCTCGGCATTGTGCCGGGCGACCTCAAGGTGCCGTTCGACCCGCGCGAGGTCATCGCCCGGCTGGTCGACGGCTCCGACTTCGACGCCTTCAAGCCGCTCTACGGCACCAGCCTGGTCACCGGCTGGGCGCGGCTGCACGGCTACCCGGTCGGCATCCTCGCCAACGCGCAGGGCGTGCTCTTCAGCGAGGAGTCGCAGAAGGCCGCGCAGTTCATCCAGCTCGCCAACCAGCGCGACATCCCGCTGGTCTTCCTGCACAACACCACCGGCTACATGGTCGGCAAGGAGTACGAACAGGGCGGCATCATCAAACACGGCGCGATGATGATCAACGCGGTCTCCAACTCCAAGGTCCCGCACCTCTCCGTGCTGATGGGCGCCTCCTACGGGGCCGGCCACTACGGCATGTGCGGCCGCGCCTACGACCCCCGCTTCCTCTTCGCCTGGCCCTCGGCCAAGTCCGCCGTGATGGGCCCGCAGCAGCTCGCGGGCGTGCTTTCCCTGGTGGCCCGCGCCTCCGCCGCCGCGAAGGGCCGCCCCTACGACGACGAGGCCGACGCCGGGCTGCGCGCCCTGGTGGAGCAGCAGATCGAGGCCGAGTCACTGCCCGCGTTCCTCTCCGGGCGGCTCTACGACGACGGGGTCATCGACCCCCGCGACACCAGGACCGTCCTCGGGATGTGCCTGTCCGCGATCCACACGGCACCCGTCGAAGGCGCCCGCGGCGGCTTCGGCATCTTCCGGATGTGA